Proteins encoded together in one Bacteroides ovatus window:
- a CDS encoding TonB-dependent receptor: MNNLLICKGISKNSCSFLAFLLFTFILIAPAAAQTLKEHDITLRVQNEPVESVFNKISKQTNFKFLYDQETVNKAPRVSFDIKNASLKQILGEITSQAKLYFNRTDHTIAVSKQPLKKEETAQRARTIQGIVADDKGEPVIGASVQIKGEGSGTITDIDGRYSLMNVPESATLTISYIGYKTVNISAKDKNTAKITLVEDSKMIDEVVVVGYGVQRKRDVSTSISSVKAEQIADVSASDFRQALAGKMPGVQVTQPSGDPEGSVSIRVRGISTVNAGSDPLYIIDGVPVERGFANLNNNDVESVEVLKDASSAAIYGSRGSNGVIIITTKQGQSEKMKVQYDGYYGIQSVSKKLSMMNAYQFAEFAKDGHDNAYLDANPGGSPDDPNGMRPNSWERIPTELFPYLNGDKGLTDTDWQDAIFRTAATTSHNVSISGRGKTVGYFISANYYDKEGIIINSDFKKYSMRMNLDGKYKRLKFGLNFSPSYSTSNRVDASGSNGIVQSALMMPPVWPVYNADGSYNYQGNGYWRIGNDYQHNAVLNPVAMANLQSDVVDRMAIVGKVFAELELYKGLTYNISFGGDYYGSHNDQYRSSELPLLGQKYYDVKSNPTAYSSSGFYFNWLVENKINYNTTIKDAHSINVVLVQSAQKETYKGDNVTATDFPNDYIQTISGGTVTKGASDKTQWTIASYLARMQYSYKGKYMASAAIRADGSSRFGKNNRWGYFPSASLAWRISGEDFFMKAKCLSFVDDLKLRASYGVTGNFQIGNYDHLSLMASDNYILGTGNGQLVNGYKPSTIKNEDLSWEKNAMVNVGVDLQMFKGLLGLTVDYYNTNTSNMLLNVPVPHLTGYSTALMNIGKVNNRGWEVALTSQKNITKDFGYSFNANYATNTNEVKALGPGNAPIISTGSVDHAYYITKVGEPIGCYYLLVQDGIFSNEEELKKYPHFSNTQPGDFRFVDVDGDGVMDLDKDRTIVGNYMPDFTYGFGGKVWFKGFDLDFNFQGVYGNEILNLNRRYIDNLEGNTNGTTIALNRWKSPEDPGNGQVNRANRKSKGYNGRTSTWHLEDGSYLRLQNVTLGYTLPKNLTQCFFVEKLRVYVSGQNLWTSTNYSGYNPEVNARPSNSLSPGEDYGTYPLAKTFLFGLNITL, encoded by the coding sequence ATGAATAATCTTCTTATTTGTAAAGGGATAAGTAAAAATAGCTGTTCGTTTTTAGCTTTTTTACTATTCACCTTCATTTTAATAGCTCCGGCTGCTGCTCAGACATTGAAAGAGCATGATATTACGCTTCGTGTGCAAAACGAGCCGGTAGAGAGTGTTTTCAATAAAATCAGCAAACAGACTAATTTTAAGTTTCTCTATGATCAGGAGACGGTGAACAAGGCTCCGAGAGTTTCTTTCGACATTAAAAATGCTTCATTAAAACAGATTCTGGGAGAAATTACTTCCCAGGCCAAGCTTTATTTCAATAGGACCGATCATACAATTGCTGTCAGCAAACAGCCGCTTAAGAAAGAAGAAACTGCTCAACGTGCACGCACTATCCAGGGAATAGTTGCAGATGATAAAGGAGAACCGGTGATTGGTGCCAGTGTGCAGATTAAGGGAGAAGGCAGTGGTACGATTACCGATATTGACGGACGTTATTCATTAATGAATGTACCGGAGTCTGCAACATTGACTATTTCTTATATTGGATATAAAACGGTAAATATCTCTGCAAAGGATAAAAATACGGCGAAAATCACGTTGGTAGAAGATAGTAAGATGATTGATGAGGTAGTAGTGGTGGGATATGGAGTTCAGAGAAAAAGAGACGTCTCTACTTCTATTTCTTCCGTGAAAGCTGAACAAATTGCGGATGTTTCTGCTTCAGACTTTCGTCAGGCGTTGGCAGGTAAGATGCCGGGGGTACAGGTTACACAGCCAAGTGGTGATCCGGAGGGAAGTGTAAGTATCCGTGTTCGTGGTATCAGTACGGTTAATGCCGGTAGTGATCCTCTTTATATTATTGATGGCGTGCCGGTGGAACGTGGATTTGCCAATCTGAATAATAATGATGTCGAATCTGTGGAAGTTTTGAAAGATGCTTCGTCGGCAGCTATTTATGGTAGTCGCGGTTCCAACGGTGTAATTATTATCACGACCAAGCAGGGACAGTCGGAAAAGATGAAAGTGCAGTATGATGGATATTATGGTATCCAGAGTGTTTCGAAGAAACTTTCAATGATGAATGCATATCAGTTTGCCGAATTTGCAAAGGATGGTCATGACAACGCTTATCTGGATGCTAATCCCGGAGGTTCACCGGATGACCCGAATGGAATGCGCCCGAATTCATGGGAACGTATTCCTACCGAACTCTTTCCCTATCTGAATGGTGATAAGGGGTTGACGGATACGGATTGGCAAGATGCTATTTTTCGTACTGCTGCTACTACCAGCCACAATGTTTCTATTTCCGGCAGAGGAAAGACAGTCGGCTATTTCATTTCAGCCAACTATTATGATAAAGAAGGTATTATAATTAATTCCGACTTTAAGAAATATAGTATGCGTATGAATTTGGACGGGAAATATAAAAGACTGAAATTCGGTCTGAATTTCTCTCCTTCCTATTCTACTTCCAATCGGGTAGATGCTTCCGGATCTAATGGTATTGTGCAATCGGCATTGATGATGCCTCCGGTATGGCCGGTGTATAATGCGGATGGCAGCTATAATTATCAGGGAAATGGCTATTGGAGAATTGGGAATGACTATCAGCATAATGCCGTATTGAACCCGGTAGCCATGGCAAACTTACAATCGGATGTCGTAGACCGTATGGCGATTGTCGGAAAAGTTTTTGCTGAATTGGAGTTGTATAAGGGGCTTACTTATAACATTTCTTTTGGTGGCGATTATTATGGTTCGCATAATGACCAATATCGTTCTTCGGAACTTCCTTTATTGGGACAAAAGTATTATGATGTAAAGTCAAATCCGACAGCCTACAGTTCATCAGGTTTTTATTTCAACTGGTTGGTGGAGAATAAAATCAATTATAACACAACGATTAAAGATGCTCATTCTATCAATGTGGTCTTAGTACAGTCGGCTCAAAAAGAGACATATAAAGGAGATAATGTGACGGCGACCGATTTCCCGAACGACTATATACAAACAATTTCCGGAGGTACGGTGACGAAAGGTGCATCTGATAAAACCCAATGGACGATTGCTTCTTATCTGGCGCGTATGCAGTATAGCTATAAAGGTAAATATATGGCTTCGGCAGCTATTCGTGCAGACGGTTCTTCCCGTTTTGGCAAGAATAACCGGTGGGGATATTTTCCTTCAGCTTCTTTGGCGTGGAGAATAAGCGGAGAAGACTTCTTTATGAAGGCTAAGTGTCTGTCGTTTGTTGATGATTTGAAGTTAAGAGCGAGTTATGGAGTGACCGGTAACTTCCAGATTGGCAATTATGATCATTTGTCTCTGATGGCTTCCGATAACTATATACTCGGTACAGGCAATGGGCAGTTGGTGAATGGATATAAACCTAGTACCATAAAGAATGAGGATTTGAGTTGGGAAAAGAATGCGATGGTGAATGTGGGTGTTGATTTGCAGATGTTCAAAGGATTGCTGGGATTAACTGTGGATTATTATAATACCAATACCTCTAATATGTTGTTGAATGTACCAGTTCCCCACCTGACCGGATATAGCACTGCATTGATGAATATCGGTAAAGTGAATAATAGGGGATGGGAAGTTGCTTTGACCTCACAGAAGAATATAACTAAAGATTTCGGTTATTCGTTTAATGCTAATTATGCCACTAATACGAACGAAGTGAAGGCACTCGGTCCGGGTAATGCTCCTATCATATCTACCGGTAGCGTAGATCATGCTTATTACATAACGAAAGTCGGTGAACCCATCGGATGTTATTATCTGTTGGTGCAGGATGGAATTTTCTCCAATGAAGAAGAATTAAAAAAGTATCCTCATTTCAGCAATACCCAGCCGGGAGATTTCCGCTTTGTGGATGTAGACGGGGATGGAGTGATGGATTTGGATAAAGATCGTACAATCGTGGGTAACTATATGCCCGATTTTACCTATGGGTTTGGTGGTAAAGTCTGGTTTAAGGGATTTGACCTTGATTTTAATTTTCAAGGAGTATATGGCAATGAGATTCTGAATCTGAATCGTCGTTACATTGATAATCTGGAAGGTAATACCAATGGCACCACTATAGCCTTGAATCGTTGGAAAAGTCCGGAAGATCCGGGAAACGGTCAGGTGAACCGTGCCAATCGTAAGTCAAAGGGTTATAATGGTCGTACTTCAACTTGGCATCTTGAAGATGGTTCTTATCTGCGACTGCAGAATGTGACACTAGGATATACTTTGCCGAAGAACTTGACTCAATGCTTTTTCGTGGAAAAATTAAGAGTTTACGTTTCCGGACAAAATTTATGGACTTCGACTAATTATAGCGGATATAATCCGGAAGTAAATGCACGTCCGAGTAATTCTCTTTCACCGGGTGAGGATTATGGAACTTATCCATTAGCTAAAACATTCTTGTTTGGGCTAAACATAACACTTTAA
- a CDS encoding RagB/SusD family nutrient uptake outer membrane protein — protein sequence MKKYKLILFLSTALLSVACTDSFFDLEPSSSVPTDKVYKTAEDFNVAVIGCYSKLQTQVSYFTECCEYRSDNLTLSAPTAGTQDRYDIDQFADKASNGILEDAWANFNNGVYRCNLVLDRIDEANFDATLKKQYKGEALFIRALTYFNMYRLWGGIPMTNKVVTVAEALKIGRSSDQQVYDFLVGDLNQVINENMLPSSYISADMGRVTSGAAMALLGKIYLTFHKWTEARNVLSQLVGRYSLMTTPEQVFDVNNKMNDEIIFAVRFNKDVEGEGHGYWFSIINLTDDTNQTKSLKECYKDGDKRKNLITYVKVEDKVCVMNKFKDVKSATYNTVGNDQIILRYADVLLMYAEALNEISYSNLQNSEAMVALNAVHTRAGLSPLQITELPDQDSFRKAIMLERQQEFPYEGQRWFDLVRMGGAKEAMKAEGHIIQDYQFLYPIPKTELERINNTELLWQNTGY from the coding sequence ATGAAAAAATATAAACTAATACTATTCCTATCAACTGCCTTGTTATCAGTTGCTTGTACAGATAGTTTCTTCGATTTGGAACCGAGTAGCAGTGTGCCTACCGACAAGGTATATAAGACAGCGGAAGATTTTAATGTAGCTGTGATAGGATGTTACTCCAAATTGCAGACACAAGTTTCCTATTTTACAGAGTGTTGCGAATATCGGAGTGATAATTTGACATTGAGTGCGCCCACTGCCGGAACACAAGATCGTTATGATATCGATCAGTTTGCAGATAAAGCCTCTAACGGAATTTTGGAAGATGCCTGGGCGAACTTTAATAATGGAGTCTATCGTTGCAATCTTGTATTAGATAGAATTGATGAGGCCAACTTCGACGCAACTCTGAAAAAACAATATAAAGGCGAAGCTCTTTTTATCCGTGCCCTTACTTATTTTAATATGTATCGTTTATGGGGAGGGATACCGATGACTAATAAAGTGGTGACGGTGGCTGAAGCTCTTAAAATCGGGCGCAGTTCCGATCAACAGGTTTATGATTTTCTTGTCGGTGATTTGAATCAGGTTATTAATGAAAATATGTTGCCGTCTTCTTATATAAGTGCCGATATGGGACGAGTGACTTCCGGTGCTGCAATGGCATTGCTCGGCAAGATTTACCTGACTTTCCATAAATGGACGGAGGCTCGCAATGTGCTATCTCAACTAGTGGGTCGGTATTCTTTAATGACTACCCCCGAACAGGTGTTTGACGTGAACAATAAAATGAACGATGAGATTATTTTTGCTGTTCGCTTTAATAAGGATGTTGAAGGAGAAGGACATGGATATTGGTTCTCTATTATTAATCTGACTGATGATACCAATCAGACAAAGTCTCTGAAAGAGTGCTACAAAGATGGGGATAAGCGCAAGAATCTGATTACCTATGTAAAGGTGGAAGATAAAGTATGCGTGATGAATAAATTTAAGGATGTCAAAAGTGCGACCTATAATACAGTCGGTAATGACCAGATTATTCTCCGTTATGCCGATGTGCTGTTAATGTACGCTGAAGCTTTGAATGAAATCAGTTATAGTAATTTGCAGAATTCAGAAGCTATGGTTGCTTTGAATGCTGTGCATACTCGTGCCGGATTGTCTCCGCTTCAGATAACAGAGCTGCCCGATCAGGATAGCTTCCGTAAAGCGATTATGTTGGAACGTCAACAGGAGTTTCCTTATGAAGGACAGCGTTGGTTTGATTTGGTACGTATGGGAGGTGCTAAGGAGGCTATGAAAGCAGAAGGACATATTATTCAGGACTATCAATTCCTGTATCCTATTCCAAAAACAGAGTTGGAAAGAATAAACAACACAGAACTGTTGTGGCAGAATACGGGATATTAA
- a CDS encoding PQQ-binding-like beta-propeller repeat protein produces MKKILYSLLFIFTVVFTACEEDLPKASFDLYELKSLTATAGDMNVTLSWEAYENARPNEYLILWTSGSSEAEGGEMTVDAKTMTATINNLVNDVAYTFSVQPRYAGGLASKTTAACTPKNARYPISDLTAAAGNERVRLRWTKPASERFTRYQVTVNPGNQIINLDDTSLEEYIVDGLTNDQEYTFNVVCVYPTGNSIAVETSATPGLIYPILASTELVVWEPSTFAYNDMYFMAGEVKSVSWDFGDGTTSGENNPVHAFTTTGTYTVAVTVTYVNNTTESGSLTVTVGNYKWNSVDLNFGGLTGYVKTSNPVFSPDGKTMYIPTSTPAGHLFAIDVVSGEFKWVFAISQITYGGGALVAPDGTIYQCVRNATINNVYAINPNGTQKWAVKLDAAIGAFPALSADGVLYCLTNKSTLYALDASSGAIKWQQSLDGATGSAVAIDKAGNVYAGTSAAIYSFKPNKEQNWKLEEVNVTEQATFALKDQVLYATLKNGGLVAVDMTNGTKKWTYPTTKGDAYFPIADKNGNVYFTEKGSQTVHAVNASGSKIWEKNVGNNLNYSGGALSTDGILYIGTQSNNKVLGLDITNGNIVFEETVGQQVMAAVSIGPDRRLYCGTIGSNNIGSIKAFAVNKTLATDSWSIRGGDIQGTNRQK; encoded by the coding sequence ATGAAAAAAATACTATATAGCTTGTTGTTTATTTTCACGGTAGTCTTTACTGCTTGTGAAGAAGATCTGCCAAAGGCAAGTTTCGATTTATATGAACTGAAGTCACTAACGGCAACAGCCGGAGATATGAATGTGACTCTTTCCTGGGAAGCATACGAGAATGCCCGTCCGAATGAATATTTGATTCTTTGGACTTCCGGATCATCAGAAGCGGAAGGAGGCGAGATGACTGTGGATGCAAAAACAATGACTGCCACTATCAATAATCTGGTGAACGATGTTGCTTACACTTTTTCTGTGCAACCTCGTTATGCGGGAGGATTGGCCAGTAAAACTACTGCTGCCTGTACACCGAAGAATGCAAGATATCCGATTTCTGATCTGACGGCAGCAGCCGGCAATGAAAGAGTGCGTTTGAGATGGACGAAACCTGCAAGTGAACGTTTCACTCGCTATCAGGTTACCGTGAATCCCGGTAATCAGATTATCAATCTGGATGATACTTCATTGGAAGAATACATCGTTGATGGTTTGACTAACGATCAGGAATATACATTCAATGTAGTCTGTGTTTATCCTACAGGCAATTCTATTGCGGTGGAAACTTCTGCTACTCCCGGATTGATCTATCCTATTCTCGCTAGTACGGAACTGGTTGTGTGGGAGCCTTCTACCTTTGCTTATAACGATATGTATTTCATGGCTGGTGAAGTGAAATCGGTAAGTTGGGATTTTGGTGATGGTACGACATCGGGAGAAAACAATCCGGTGCATGCTTTTACTACTACCGGTACTTATACAGTGGCTGTAACGGTGACTTATGTTAATAATACCACCGAGTCGGGCAGTCTGACTGTCACGGTCGGCAATTATAAATGGAATTCTGTCGATTTGAACTTCGGTGGACTTACCGGATATGTAAAGACCTCCAATCCGGTGTTCTCTCCGGATGGAAAAACAATGTATATCCCGACATCTACTCCTGCGGGTCATTTATTTGCTATTGACGTAGTGAGCGGTGAATTCAAGTGGGTGTTTGCTATCAGTCAGATAACTTATGGCGGAGGTGCGTTGGTGGCTCCTGATGGTACAATCTATCAGTGTGTAAGAAATGCCACTATTAATAATGTATATGCTATTAATCCGAACGGAACTCAAAAGTGGGCAGTAAAATTGGATGCTGCGATAGGAGCTTTCCCTGCATTGTCGGCCGATGGTGTTCTTTACTGTCTCACCAATAAGAGTACGTTGTATGCGCTGGATGCATCCAGTGGTGCTATTAAATGGCAACAATCGCTTGACGGAGCAACCGGTAGTGCTGTGGCTATTGATAAAGCCGGAAATGTTTATGCAGGTACAAGTGCAGCCATTTATTCTTTTAAACCGAATAAAGAGCAGAATTGGAAATTGGAAGAAGTGAATGTGACAGAACAGGCTACGTTTGCTTTGAAGGATCAGGTACTTTATGCGACTTTGAAAAACGGAGGACTCGTTGCTGTTGATATGACAAACGGAACAAAGAAATGGACGTATCCGACTACAAAAGGAGATGCTTATTTCCCGATTGCTGATAAAAATGGCAATGTCTATTTTACTGAAAAAGGATCGCAGACTGTTCATGCAGTAAATGCCAGCGGATCTAAAATCTGGGAGAAAAATGTGGGTAACAATTTGAACTACAGTGGAGGTGCTTTGAGTACGGATGGTATTCTTTATATAGGTACCCAATCGAATAACAAAGTGCTGGGACTTGACATCACTAATGGAAACATTGTTTTTGAAGAGACTGTGGGACAACAGGTCATGGCAGCTGTTAGCATTGGTCCGGACAGACGGCTTTATTGCGGAACGATCGGATCTAATAATATCGGTTCGATAAAGGCTTTTGCTGTCAATAAGACATTAGCAACAGACTCCTGGAGTATTCGTGGTGGTGATATTCAAGGTACAAACCGTCAAAAGTAA
- a CDS encoding sugar phosphate isomerase/epimerase family protein codes for MRVPVFILFMAMTMGLYAQKYKVGTTTALWKVPASTDFSQARSVGVEYVEVAFNQCYRGVPADEVVPRIRDMKAKIDSAGIKVWSIHLPFSRMLDISVLDEKKRKENVDFMAEMIGQCAQFQPKCLVLHPSSEPITDSIRAQRITNASRSIAYLKKYADQIGAQLCIENLPRTCLGNTPEELLEMIKDIPGVKVCFDTNHYTKGTTGHFVETVGERIGTIHASDFDFVNECHWLPTQGDIQWGKLMHALEGIGYEGVFMYEATKDHENDNTRPTPERVVETFNKIINDYKNQK; via the coding sequence ATGAGAGTTCCTGTTTTTATCTTATTTATGGCGATGACAATGGGTTTATATGCACAGAAATATAAAGTAGGTACGACTACAGCTTTGTGGAAAGTACCTGCTTCCACAGACTTTTCTCAAGCTCGGTCTGTGGGGGTAGAGTATGTGGAAGTAGCATTTAACCAGTGTTATAGAGGAGTTCCGGCAGATGAAGTTGTTCCTCGTATCCGGGATATGAAAGCAAAAATTGATAGTGCCGGTATCAAGGTCTGGTCTATACATCTTCCTTTCTCACGCATGTTGGACATATCGGTGCTGGATGAAAAGAAAAGGAAAGAAAATGTAGATTTTATGGCGGAGATGATTGGACAGTGTGCTCAATTTCAGCCGAAATGTTTGGTATTGCATCCTAGTTCTGAGCCTATTACTGACAGTATTCGGGCACAAAGAATAACTAACGCTTCCAGGTCTATCGCTTATCTGAAAAAATATGCGGATCAAATAGGAGCACAGTTGTGCATCGAAAATCTGCCGAGAACTTGCCTGGGTAATACTCCTGAAGAGCTTTTGGAGATGATCAAAGATATTCCGGGTGTGAAGGTTTGTTTTGATACCAATCATTATACTAAAGGGACGACAGGGCATTTTGTAGAAACTGTTGGTGAACGTATAGGTACTATACACGCTTCGGACTTTGATTTTGTCAACGAGTGTCATTGGCTTCCTACACAAGGTGACATTCAATGGGGAAAGTTAATGCATGCACTCGAAGGAATCGGCTATGAAGGGGTTTTCATGTATGAAGCTACCAAAGACCATGAAAACGACAATACGCGTCCGACACCGGAACGGGTGGTTGAGACTTTCAATAAAATAATTAATGACTATAAAAATCAGAAATAA